The following coding sequences lie in one Drosophila sulfurigaster albostrigata strain 15112-1811.04 chromosome 2R, ASM2355843v2, whole genome shotgun sequence genomic window:
- the LOC133837868 gene encoding uncharacterized protein LOC133837868 isoform X1, which yields MSSPRDQLRCSRKGCKYTTNRSYNLERHERNHEKGKVPVSQCQPCPHCPYAAGSLHNLMRHISKKHVNASPVKKENGRLVSVDPVKEEEMGDNEEKDDETKMQQSTPPTEQTLQATVHKSSPKRERKPLKPASVSEQLQRASLWDWSTLQQQEKNFQRRYGLATECKIHRQTVNLFKLYALVRARGGALNVDAWDDVASSLGFATRAACGRHVRDKYMGVLLEFEKREEERLEECKDFLDVPSWWDDGNFVGANKDHKPNVTARPESEAISPFNNNVRSAIVKIIFNKYYKKHLRGGDPFKRFNVKDSWLRATMLSSHALISQMHFKHYSP from the exons ATGAGCAGTCCTCGAGACCAACTTCGCTGCAGTAGGAAAGGATGTAAATACACCACAAATAGATCGTACAACCTCGAGCGTCATGAGCGCAACCATGAGAAGGGCAAAGTGCCGGTTTCCCAGTGCCAACCGTGTCCACATTGTCCTTATGCCGCCGGATCTCTGCACAATTTGATGCGGCACATTAGTAAAAAGCATGTCAATGCCTCGCCAGTCAAAAAGGAGAACGGCAGGCTAGTCAGCGTTGACCCCgtgaaggaggaggagatggGGGATAATGAGGAGAAAGACGATGAAACGAAGATGCAACAATCAACACCACCGACTGAGCAAACATTACAAGCAACCGTTCATAAATCTAGTCCTAAGCGGGAAAGGAAGCCATTGAAACCAGCTTCAGTAAGTGAGCAACTGCAGCGGGCTTCACTTTGGGATTGGAGCACGTTGCAGCAACAAGAGAAGAATTTCCAGAGACGTTATGGTCTGGCTACCGAGTGTAAAATACACAGGCAGACCGTTAACTTATTCAA ACTTTACGCTTTGGTGAGAGCCCGAGGAGGAGCTCTTAACGTCGATGCCTGGGATGATGTGGCAAGCTCCCTTGGCTTTGCCACACGGGCAGCTTGTGGACGTCATGTGCGTGACAAGTACATGGGTGTCCTGCTAGAGTttgagaagagagaagaggaaCGTTTAGAGGAGTGCAAGGACTTTCTTGATGTTCCTTCTTGGTGGGACGATGGCAACTTCGTTGGTGCCAACAAGGATCATAAACCCAATGTCACAGCACGGCCTGAGAGTGAAGCTATTAGTCCATTCAACAATAATGTTAGATCTGCCattgtgaaaataattttcaataagtATTATAAGAAACATCTTAGAGGCGGTGATCCGTTCAAGCGGTTCAATGTGAAGGACTCTTGGCTCAGGGCCACAATGCTGAGTTCTCATGCGCTTATTtcccaaatgcattttaaacaCTATTCTCCGTGA
- the LOC133837868 gene encoding uncharacterized protein LOC133837868 isoform X2, which yields MSSPRDQLRCSRKGCKYTTNRSYNLERHERNHEKGKVPVSQCQPCPHCPYAAGSLHNLMRHISKKHVNASPVKKENGRLVSVDPVKEEEMGDNEEKDDETKMQQSTPPTEQTLQATVHKSSPKRERKPLKPASTLRFGESPRRSS from the exons ATGAGCAGTCCTCGAGACCAACTTCGCTGCAGTAGGAAAGGATGTAAATACACCACAAATAGATCGTACAACCTCGAGCGTCATGAGCGCAACCATGAGAAGGGCAAAGTGCCGGTTTCCCAGTGCCAACCGTGTCCACATTGTCCTTATGCCGCCGGATCTCTGCACAATTTGATGCGGCACATTAGTAAAAAGCATGTCAATGCCTCGCCAGTCAAAAAGGAGAACGGCAGGCTAGTCAGCGTTGACCCCgtgaaggaggaggagatggGGGATAATGAGGAGAAAGACGATGAAACGAAGATGCAACAATCAACACCACCGACTGAGCAAACATTACAAGCAACCGTTCATAAATCTAGTCCTAAGCGGGAAAGGAAGCCATTGAAACCAGCTTCA ACTTTACGCTTTGGTGAGAGCCCGAGGAGGAGCTCTTAA
- the LOC133837867 gene encoding saccharopine dehydrogenase-like oxidoreductase has protein sequence MATERLDVIIFGATGFTGKYTVYEAVSVLKDLRWGIAGRNREKLQTVLKEMGAKAKKDLSQIPIIIADVNDDASLLEMAKACRIVVNTTGPYRFYGENVVRACIEAGTHHVDVSGEPQYMETMQLKYNERAKERGVYIVSACGFDSIPADMGVVFVEKNFDGVVNSVETFLTTGAKDVSPDTKSAGINTGTWESAVYGLAHSNELRDIRQKLYSEKLPKFFPILKPRPLMFKSSEVNKVCLPFPGSDRSVVMRSQRFLYEHDKKRPVQMHAYVGFSSWTAAIVVAIFATFFSLMTKFKLGRTLLLKYPSLLSGGFVSTTGPSEARMEKSFFKMTMKAKGWPSSQRLAEGSDQYTEPPTKTLMVRVSGPNPGYGSTCVALLSTAVTILRESNKMPSTGGVLPPGAAFSKTSLISELEKHEHGMKFEILANK, from the coding sequence ATGGCAACTGAACGTCTCGATGTCATAATTTTTGGTGCCACCGGATTCACCGGCAAATACACCGTCTACGAAGCGGTTTCTGTGTTGAAGGATCTGCGATGGGGTATCGCTGGACGGAATCGCGAGAAACTGCAGACCGTGCTGAAGGAGATGGGCGCCAAGGCAAAGAAAGACTTGTCACAGATCCCCATCATCATAGCCGATGTCAACGACGATGCTTCCCTGCTTGAGATGGCCAAGGCCTGTCGCATTGTGGTCAACACTACAGGTCCATATCGTTTCTATGGTGAAAATGTGGTGCGCGCCTGCATTGAAGCTGGCACACATCATGTGGACGTCAGTGGAGAGCCGCAGTACATGGAAACCATGCAGTTGAAGTACAACGAACGTGCCAAGGAGCGTGGCGTCTACATTGTGAGCGCTTGTGGCTTTGATTCCATACCCGCCGACATGGGTGTTGTGTTTGTGGAGAAGAACTTCGATGGAGTTGTCAATTCCGTGGAAACGTTTCTGACTACTGGCGCCAAGGATGTGAGCCCAGATACCAAGTCAGCGGGTATTAACACCGGCACCTGGGAGAGCGCTGTCTATGGCTTGGCGCATTCGAATGAGTTGCGTGACATTCgccaaaaattgtattcagAGAAATTGCCCAAATTCTTCCCCATCTTGAAGCCGCGTCCACTGATGTTCAAGTCATCGGAAGTGAACAAAGTTTGCCTGCCATTCCCGGGCTCCGATCGTTCGGTGGTCATGCGTTCACAACGCTTCCTCTATGAGCACGACAAGAAGCGACCGGTGCAAATGCATGCCTACGTTGGTTTCTCCTCTTGGACGGCTGCAATCGTGGTAGCCATATTTGCTACCTTCTTTAGTTTGATGACAAAATTCAAGCTTGGTCGCACCTTGCTGCTAAAATATCCCAGCCTTCTATCGGGCGGCTTTGTCTCAACCACTGGACCAAGTGAGGCGCGCATGGAGAAATCATTCTTTAAGATGACCATGAAGGCTAAGGGCTGGCCCAGTTCACAACGTCTGGCCGAGGGATCCGATCAGTACACTGAGCCACCAACCAAAACGTTGATGGTTCGCGTGTCTGGTCCCAATCCTGGCTATGGTTCCACCTGTGTGGCTCTGCTTTCCACGGCTGTGACTATTCTGCGTGAGAGTAACAAAATGCCCAGCACTGGAGGCGTTTTGCCACCTGGCGCTGCCTTCTCCAAAACTAGTTTGATCAGTGAGCTGGAGAAGCATGAGCATGGCATGAAGTTTGAGATTTTggccaacaaataa
- the LOC133837870 gene encoding palmitoyltransferase ZDHHC6, producing the protein MVAVFVYLCASKVSVVFITVLTVHTVKFYLKIMCAALSSFRRFLHWGPITALSIIKCITLTTLYMNSMWWPPNESFAAFAHQALFLLLSTLATYNYIMATVTGPGLLPKQWQPKDPKDTEFLQFCKECEGYKAPRSHHCRKCNRCVKKMDHHCPWINHCVGWANHAYFTYFLLFSILGSIQGSVVLTCSFYRGIYRYYYLTHGLAHLASVQFTVGSIIMCILGMGLAIGVVIGLSMLLYIQLKTIVSNQTGIEIWIVEKALYRRYRSQTEEPYVYPYDLGWRSNLRQVFNDECQTRGDGIEWPVVEGCNQYSLTCEQLAQKEEKRARTRTYKCIANVSGRWLPIFSQGWRVCVSAPCTDEPRIRLQPGDIIRVTRFRRHWLFGEREVNDTLQKRKSPRKGPIRGWFPRRCVVGLSEVPDSADSSEDSPKGKAAPVALAATAGNSNGNGHSHLKQQQRNGHSKKYM; encoded by the exons ATGGtcgctgtttttgtttaccTGTGCGCCAGCAAAGTGTCGGTCGTCTTTATTACCGTTCTGACCGTCCACACagttaaattctatttaaaaataatgtgtGCCGCGCTATCAAGCTTTCGGCGCTTTCTTCACTGGGGCCCCATCACCGCACTAA GCATCATTAAGTGCATCACGCTGACGACACTCTACATGAACTCGATGTGGTGGCCACCAAATGAATCGTTTGCCGCCTTCGCCCATCAGGCTTTGTTCCTGCTACTCTCCACTTTGGCCACATACAATTACATCATGGCCACGGTGACAGGTCCCGGCCTGCTACCCAAACAATGGCAGCCCAAG GACCCCAAGGACACGGAGTTCCTGCAGTTCTGCAAAGAGTGTGAGGGCTATAAAGCTCCTCGATCCCATCACTGCCGCAAAT GCAATCGCTGTGTGAAGAAGATGGATCATCATTGCCCCTGGATCAATCATTGCGTTGGCTGGGCCAATCATGCCTACTTCACATACTTTCTGCTCTTCTCCATTTTGGGCAGTATTCAGGGATCTGTGGTGCTCACTTGTTCCTTCTATCGCGGCATTTACCGCTACTATTATTTGACTCATGGCCTGGCGCACTTGGCCAGCGTTCAGTTCACAGTGGGCAGTATTATAATGTGCATACTGGGCATGGGTCTGGCCATTGGTGTCGTGATTGGCCTCAGCATGCTGTTGTACATTCAACTCAAGACGATTGTCAGCAATCAGACGGGTATTGAAATTTGGATTGTGGAGAAGGCGCTCTATCGTCGCTACAGATCGCAAACGGAGGAGCCGTATGTGTATCCCTATGATTTGGGCTGGCGAAGCAATCTGCGTCAGGTGTTCAATGACGAGTGTCAAACTCGCGGCGACGGCATCGAATGGCCCGTCGTAGAAGGTTGCAATCAGTACTCACTAACT tGCGAGCAGCTGGCCCAGAAGGAGGAGAAGCGAGCGCGTACACGCACCTACAAGTGCATAGCGAATGTCTCTGGTCGCTGGCTGCCCATATTTTCACAAGGCTGGCGCGTGTGCGTCAGTGCTCCTTGCACCGATGAGCCACGCATTCGTCTGCAACCGGGCGACATCATCAGGGTGACACGCTTCCGTCGTCACTGGCTGTTTGGAGAGCGTGAAGTAAACGATACGCTGCAGAAGCGCAAGTCGCCAAGGAAAGGTCCTATTCGCGGTTGGTTTCCTCGGCGCTGTGTTGTAGGACTCAGCGAAGTGCCTGATTCGGCGGACAGCAGCGAAGATAGTCCAAAAGGCAAAGCTGCTCCAGTTGCTCTTGCGGCGACAGCTGGCAATAGTAATGGCAATGGACACAGCCatctgaagcagcagcaacgcaatGGACACAGCAAGAAGTATATGTAA